Proteins from one Chitinophaga oryzae genomic window:
- a CDS encoding TlpA family protein disulfide reductase — translation MKIAKKIILLITFIASTESSIGQKIEIGKPYQDILLRNVVNYSKENVLLSTFNDKPLIIDFWFIGCAPCMELVPHLDSLQKANPRKFNILLATFENRNAVLAFTKKNPVFRKFPIITDLKRSDSLMLMFPHTKEPHEIWIDRNKVVQAITSNEELTTQNLVAFLNGASLSLSEKKELTPEQRRLPLFLIDREFNNSKGQLFYSYISEYDPKISNVSWGVQYAKENNTVKALCLNCMLDILYKVAYDISGPDKVFFNGKSWSENQAKKTPELKLPYSYELIIRDTSISKARKIMHNSLDNYFSLQSKVKQVEMPCYILSRLENRSDFISKDETPANNLDITVDKIIIKNIGIDFVINNGLYNNLEHEVLNETDYNGRITVTIPRTKELQKIKKELNRYGLDINIEKRKREIIFLENIN, via the coding sequence ATGAAAATAGCAAAAAAAATAATATTGCTAATAACATTCATTGCTTCAACAGAATCAAGCATCGGACAAAAAATAGAAATAGGAAAGCCGTATCAAGACATCCTCCTACGAAACGTCGTTAATTACAGCAAGGAGAATGTACTTCTTTCTACTTTTAACGACAAACCCCTGATAATCGATTTCTGGTTTATAGGCTGCGCACCATGTATGGAGTTAGTCCCTCATCTTGACTCCCTGCAGAAGGCCAATCCCCGCAAGTTCAATATACTACTTGCAACATTCGAAAACAGAAACGCAGTGCTTGCATTTACAAAAAAAAATCCGGTGTTTCGAAAATTCCCTATCATCACCGACTTAAAACGCTCAGATAGCTTAATGCTTATGTTTCCACACACAAAAGAGCCTCATGAAATTTGGATTGATCGCAACAAAGTGGTACAGGCTATCACCTCAAACGAGGAATTAACAACTCAAAACCTGGTTGCCTTTCTTAACGGAGCTTCACTTTCGCTTTCTGAAAAAAAAGAGTTGACACCAGAACAACGTCGCCTCCCTCTATTTCTAATTGACCGGGAATTCAACAATAGCAAAGGCCAACTCTTTTACTCATATATTAGTGAATATGACCCCAAAATATCCAATGTGTCCTGGGGCGTACAATATGCAAAAGAAAACAACACCGTCAAAGCACTATGTCTTAACTGTATGCTGGACATCTTATACAAAGTAGCCTATGACATATCGGGGCCTGACAAGGTCTTCTTTAACGGGAAATCATGGTCGGAAAATCAGGCAAAAAAAACACCTGAATTAAAGTTGCCTTATAGCTATGAATTAATAATACGGGATACCTCCATCTCAAAAGCAAGAAAAATTATGCACAATTCGCTTGACAATTACTTCTCACTGCAAAGTAAAGTCAAACAAGTAGAAATGCCCTGCTATATACTATCGAGATTAGAAAACAGAAGTGATTTCATCTCAAAAGATGAAACTCCAGCCAATAATCTCGACATAACAGTGGATAAAATTATCATAAAAAATATTGGGATTGACTTTGTTATTAACAACGGATTGTACAACAACCTAGAACATGAAGTACTGAATGAAACAGATTACAACGGAAGAATCACAGTTACAATACCTCGTACAAAAGAGCTTCAGAAAATAAAAAAAGAGCTAAACAGATATGGCCTTGATATCAATATCGAGAAACGAAAAAGAGAAATAATATTTCTCGAAAACATCAATTAG
- a CDS encoding RagB/SusD family nutrient uptake outer membrane protein — MKTTQTTQHILFFIFLTTSISCSKFVDVGIPTNKLTTDVTFSSDANATSAVVGIYSQFSSSTSLCAGGVTVYTGLAADELQYTFNSSDIKEFETNSIATTNPTVQTNFWQPAYQYIYQANACIEGISASHTLSPSVKNQLLGESKVIRSLLYFNLIQLFGDVPLVTGTDYHTSANLPRTATNQIYHLIIEDLTSAKQQLKEDYPSDNPVRPNLFTASALLARVYLYMGNWAAAEAEANAVIESKKYSLVTDLNKVFLMNSSEAIWQIMPYGNTINTLEGNNFVPFSPKGTPAYLITDRLWQAFETEDPRRDSWTSTRTLNGKTYSFPFKYKVPARPNNTISEYYTMFRLAEQYLIRSEARIRQGKISDGITDLNTIRSRARGTNSEILQNRPTNISHEQALAYLQHERRIELFAEWGHRWYDLKRNKLAIATLKPIKAQWNDTDTLFPIPRGEMILNPQLTQNNGYN; from the coding sequence ATGAAAACAACACAAACAACTCAACATATTCTTTTTTTTATCTTCCTAACAACATCTATAAGTTGCAGTAAATTCGTGGATGTTGGCATACCAACTAATAAACTGACAACTGACGTCACTTTCAGCAGTGATGCAAATGCAACATCAGCCGTAGTAGGCATATATTCTCAGTTCTCCTCCAGCACAAGTCTGTGTGCGGGAGGAGTTACCGTTTATACCGGTCTCGCCGCCGACGAGCTACAATATACATTTAACAGTTCGGATATAAAGGAATTCGAGACCAATTCCATTGCTACCACTAACCCCACCGTACAAACTAATTTCTGGCAACCGGCCTATCAATATATCTATCAGGCAAACGCCTGCATTGAAGGCATTTCGGCGAGCCACACACTATCTCCCAGCGTCAAAAATCAGCTCCTGGGAGAATCCAAGGTTATACGAAGCCTTCTATACTTCAATCTCATACAGCTATTTGGCGACGTACCACTTGTCACTGGAACCGACTATCATACATCAGCAAATCTGCCAAGAACGGCAACTAATCAAATATATCACCTAATTATTGAGGACCTTACCAGTGCTAAACAGCAATTAAAAGAAGACTACCCAAGTGATAATCCGGTACGCCCCAATCTTTTTACCGCTAGCGCACTACTTGCCAGAGTCTACCTTTATATGGGCAATTGGGCTGCAGCAGAGGCAGAGGCAAATGCGGTAATTGAATCAAAAAAATACTCTCTTGTCACAGACTTAAATAAGGTATTCCTTATGAATAGTAGTGAAGCTATTTGGCAAATAATGCCTTATGGTAACACTATAAATACACTTGAAGGGAACAACTTTGTTCCCTTTTCACCCAAGGGAACACCCGCTTATCTGATCACCGATCGGCTCTGGCAGGCTTTTGAAACAGAAGACCCACGACGGGACTCCTGGACAAGTACCCGGACATTAAACGGCAAAACCTACAGCTTTCCTTTCAAATATAAAGTTCCAGCAAGGCCCAACAACACCATCAGTGAGTATTACACAATGTTTCGATTGGCTGAACAGTATCTCATCAGATCCGAGGCCAGGATCAGGCAAGGTAAGATCTCCGATGGCATCACCGACCTAAACACGATCAGAAGCCGTGCCCGAGGCACCAACTCGGAAATTCTACAAAACAGGCCCACCAATATATCCCATGAACAAGCTCTTGCATATTTGCAACATGAAAGGAGGATCGAATTATTTGCAGAATGGGGACATAGGTGGTATGATTTGAAGAGAAATAAACTTGCAATCGCCACGCTAAAACCCATTAAAGCGCAGTGGAATGATACAGACACACTATTTCCAATTCCAAGGGGAGAAATGATACTCAATCCTCAGCTCACACAAAACAATGGCTATAATTAA